In Populus nigra chromosome 10, ddPopNigr1.1, whole genome shotgun sequence, the following proteins share a genomic window:
- the LOC133704257 gene encoding uncharacterized protein LOC133704257 codes for MEQAQYWLWMKRKQLLMSQLEAATDSNSKCSLEEKAFAEDASGHLGGCIWPPRSYSCSFCKREFRSAQALGGHMNVHRRDRARLKQSLTLSSHKDVFRHQNHIQRSLKSPGLHFPTEVCNLDNYDLDPKLSVSGTINIASTLSSSRFSALSTHENLSDHAFVSPFSSYFEQEQHKGYPHFHNNLSGSDHSLAVRLLNDSESKPEAEKNQGKLDSTCSRHDNFVATDLFMGLSSAPNSQSLSSPDSCGNEAISCKGPKTNVSVLSLLVKPRSNHGYTQSEAIGPNSSSMEDIDLELRLGEPPKGEVV; via the coding sequence ATGGAGCAAGCTCAATACTGGTTGTGGATGAAGAGGAAACAACTTCTGATGTCACAGCTTGAAGCAGCAACGGACTCCAATTCCAAATGTTCGTTAGAAGAGAAAGCTTTTGCAGAAGATGCATCTGGGCATCTTGGTGGTTGCATATGGCCTCCAAGATCTTATTCTTGCAGTTTTTGTAAAAGAGAATTCAGGTCAGCTCAAGCCCTAGGTGGTCACATGAATGTTCATAGGAGGGATAGGGCTAGGCTTAAGCAATCTCTTACCCTTAGTTCTCATAAAGATGTTTTTCGACATCAGAATCATATCCAAAGGTCACTTAAATCACCGGGACTTCATTTCCCAACTGAGGTTTGCAACTTAGATAATTATGATCTTGACCCTAAACTTTCTGTCTCTGGAACTATTAATATCGCATCAACTCTTTCCTCTTCTAGGTTTTCAGCTTTGTCCACTCATGAAAATTTAAGTGATCATGCCTTTgtttctcccttttcttcttaCTTCGAACAAGAACAGCATAAAGGGTATCCTCATTTCCATAATAATTTATCAGGGTCGGATCATTCTTTGGCAGTTAGACTTCTGAATGATTCAGAATCAAAACCTGAAGCAGAAAAGAATCAAGGTAAATTAGATTCTACATGCTCGAGACATGACAATTTCGTTGCAACTGATTTATTTATGGGTTTGAGTTCTGCTCCTAATAGCCAGAGTTTATCATCTCCTGATTCTTGTGGTAACGAGGCAATCAGTTGCAAAGGGCCTAAAACCAATGTTTCAGTGCTCTCGCTGTTGGTTAAGCCACGTTCAAATCATGGATATACTCAATCAGAGGCAATCGGACCGAATTCTAGCTCCATGGAGGACATAGATCTTGAGCTCCGGCTCGGTGAGCCGCCAAAGGGTGAAGTAGTGTAG
- the LOC133705636 gene encoding protein phosphatase 2C 37-like, with protein sequence MAGICCGVVAENEAAAAVEARSRASRRRRLELRLVSDVSVPPSTILDIAPAKRKKLELFPIPISRDCGNAVENCKRIEENKNNSISDSRKPESVKLKEALKFGMTSVCGRRRDMEDAVSIHTSFTTKNTSYFGVFDGHGCSHVAMKCRDRLHEIVKQEVEGFKEEESVEWKETMERSFVKMDKEVGNWCVEGENSSTCRCGLQTPQGDAVGSTAVVSVVTPEKIIVSNCGDSRAVLCRNGVAIPLSSDHKPDRPDELLRIQEAGGRVIYWDGPRVLGVLAMSRAIGDNYLKPYVIPEPEVTVTERMEEDECLILASDGLWDVVSNDTACGVVRMCLRAQKPPSPPGSNGALGSSDKACSDASVLLTKLALARHSTDNISVVVVDLRRNQH encoded by the exons ATGGCTGGGATTTGCTGCGGAGTTGTTGCCGAGAATGAAGCAGCTGCAGCAGTTGAGGCAAGGTCACGAGCATCAAGACGCAGGAGATTAGAACTCCGGTTGGTTTCCGACGTGTCTGTTCCACCGTCGACGATTTTGGATATCGCTCCGGCGAAAAGGAAGAAACTCGAGTTGTTTCCCATTCCCATCTCACGTGATTGTGGTAACGCAGTAGAAAACTGCaaaagaattgaagaaaataaaaacaatagcaTCTCGGATTCAAGGAAACCAGAATCTGTGAAATTGAAAGAAGCTCTTAAATTCGGCATGACTTCTGTTTGCGGTAGAAGAAGAGATATGGAAGACGCCGTTTCGATACACACTTCTTTTACTACAAAGAACACCTCGTATTTTGGTGTTTTCGACGGTCATGGTTGCTCACAT gtgGCGATGAAGTGTAGAGATCGGTTGCATGAGATAGTAAAACAAGAAGTTGAAggttttaaagaagaagaaagtgtaGAATGGAAGGAAACTATGGAGAGAAGTTTTGTAAAGATGGATAAAGAAGTGGGTAATTGGTGCGTTGAAGGAGAAAATAGTTCTACTTGTAGGTGTGGGTTACAGACGCCACAAGGCGACGCCGTTGGATCTACTGCTGTGGTTTCTGTGGTGACGCCTGAGAAGATTATTGTCTCGAACTGTGGCGATTCTCGTGCCGTGCTTTGTCGAAACGGTGTCGCTATTCCTCTCTCCTCTGATCACAAG CCTGATCGACCAGATGAATTGCTTCGAATCCAAGAAGCTGGTGGGCGTGTAATTTATTGGGATGGCCCAAGAGTCCTTGGTGTTTTGGCCATGTCTAGAGCCATAG GTGACAATTACTTGAAGCCCTACGTCATACCGGAACCGGAAGTGACTGTGACGGAACGGATGGAGGAGGATGAGTGTTTGATATTGGCAAGTGATGGACTGTGGGATGTGGTGTCAAATGACACTGCTTGTGGGGTTGTGCGAATGTGCCTCCGTGCCCAAAAGCCACCTTCACCACCAGGTTCTAATGGCGCCCTTGGGAGCTCTGATAAGGCCTGCTCAGATGCGTCAGTTCTGTTGACTAAGTTGGCCTTGGCTAGGCATAGCACGGACAATATTAGTGTTGTTGTTGTGGATTTGAGAAGAAATCAACATTAA
- the LOC133704429 gene encoding tropinone reductase homolog At5g06060-like, which yields MAESSRFKDSRWSLHGMTALVTGGTRGIGNATVEELAGFGARVHTCSRNEEELNKCLKEWEAKGFVVTGSVCDASSRVQREKLIEEVGSVFHGKLNILVNNVGTNIRKPTTGYSAEEFSNLLATNFESAYHLSQIAHPLLKASGAGSVVFISSVAGLLHIGSGSIYGASKGAINQLTKNLACEWAKDNIRTNCVAPWYIRTSLVEHLLDDRVFLDKIISRTPLQRVGDPKEVSSLVGFLCLPAAAYITGQVISVDGGFTVNGFNPV from the exons ATGGCAGAGAGCAGCAGATTCAAAGACTCGAGATGGTCTCTCCATGGAATGACTGCTCTTGTCACTGGTGGCACTCGTGGAATCGG GAATGCAACAGTGGAGGAACTTGCAGGGTTTGGAGCGAGGGTGCATACGTGTTCAAGAAACGAGGAAGAGCTCAATAAGTGCTTGAAAGAATGGGAGGCTAAAGGTTTTGTGGTTACTGGTTCAGTTTGTGATGCATCTTCTCGTGTCCAGAGAGAGAAGCTTATCGAGGAAGTTGGTTCTGTTTTTCATGGCAAACTCAACATTCTG GTAAACAATGTTGGTACAAATATCAGGAAGCCAACCACTGGTTATTCTGCTGAGGAATTTTCAAACCTCTTAGCAACCAACTTTGAATCTGCATACCATTTGTCTCAAATTGCACATCCTCTTCTAAAAGCATCTGGAGCTGGAAGCGTTGTGTTCATTTCCTCTGTTGCAGGTCTTTTGCATATAGGTAGCGGATCAATTTATGGAGCAAGTAAAG gtGCAATAAATCAACTTACAAAAAATCTGGCTTGTGAGTGGGCAAAAGACAATATCAGGACCAACTGTGTTGCACCCTGGTATATCAGAACCTCGCTTGTGGAACAT TTGCTCGATGACAGGGTGTTTCTAGACAAGATAATCTCTCGAACCCCTCTCCAGCGCGTTGGAGATCCAAAGGAAGTCTCATCCCTGGTGGGATTCCTTTGCCTACCTGCTGCTGCTTACATCACCGGACAAGTTATTTCTGTTGATGGGGGATTTACTGTGAATGGATTTAACCCGGTATAG
- the LOC133704641 gene encoding large ribosomal subunit protein eL33w-like produces the protein MVKGRQGERVRLYVRGTILGYKRSKSNQYPNTSLIQIEGVNTKEEVAWYAGKRMAYIYKAKVKKQGSHYRCIWGKVTRPHGNSGVVRAKFKSNLPPKSMGTRVRVFMYPSNI, from the exons ATGGTGAAGGGACGCCAAGGAGAGCGAGTCAG gcTTTATGTCAGAGGCACAATCTTGGGTTACAAGAG GTCGAAGTCCAACCAATATCCCAACACATCACTGATCCAGATTGAGGGAGTCAACACCAAGGAAGAAGTTGCATGGTATGCTGGTAAGCGCATGGCATACATCTACAAGGCCAAGGTGAAGAAGCAAGGATCCCATTATCGCTGCATTTGGGGCAAGGTCACAAGGCCTCATGGAAACAGCGGTGTTGTCAGAGCTAAGTTCAAGTCCAACCTGCCTCCAAAGtccatg GGAACTCGTGTTAGAGTTTTCATGTATCCGAGCAACATTTGA